Proteins encoded within one genomic window of Burkholderia glumae LMG 2196 = ATCC 33617:
- a CDS encoding DoxX family protein, whose protein sequence is MNTVVKAGFMAERFNGKLQRYGGALVNLGLRWFVGWQFFKSGLLKISDWGNTLSMFHDVYHTPLLAPNVAAALGAFGELTFPALLFVGFLSRPAALGLFFVNAVAVISYPDLFHFDCPAAIQSHLYWGISLLVLLVWGPGGLSLDHWLKHSRSGK, encoded by the coding sequence ATGAACACAGTGGTCAAGGCCGGTTTCATGGCCGAACGATTCAACGGGAAATTGCAACGTTACGGCGGGGCGCTCGTGAACCTCGGATTGCGATGGTTCGTCGGCTGGCAGTTCTTTAAGTCCGGGCTCCTCAAGATCAGCGACTGGGGCAACACGCTATCGATGTTTCACGACGTTTATCACACGCCGCTGCTTGCGCCGAACGTCGCGGCCGCGCTGGGGGCATTCGGCGAGCTCACGTTTCCGGCACTGCTGTTCGTTGGCTTCCTGTCGCGTCCGGCTGCATTGGGCTTGTTTTTCGTGAATGCGGTCGCTGTCATTTCCTACCCTGATCTGTTCCACTTTGACTGTCCGGCGGCGATTCAGAGTCATCTATATTGGGGCATTTCGCTGCTGGTGCTGCTGGTCTGGGGGCCGGGCGGCTTGTCTCTAGACCACTGGCTAAAGCACAGCCGATCAGGAAAGTGA
- a CDS encoding DNA-binding domain-containing protein, which translates to MDKPLKDLQREFVEALLHPDAGKRMLGMLAGKDTRNWNRLALYRGNLTGTWHQVLASAYPVVHALIGDAFFVALSREYGLADPASSGDLNQFGHRMSELLASWPPTAPYRYLADVARLEWAVHRAYFAAEAMSWSAEQWARLAPDTLESAFLSLDPAVELLHTSTSAADLWLAHQEDGNEQTVHDIDAPQWIVVSRPRWLPVVHAVTPATFGMLAALRRHESLGAALDVALAIDRDFDFATAWRTWIERKIIVAATFE; encoded by the coding sequence GTGGACAAGCCGCTTAAAGATCTGCAGCGGGAGTTCGTCGAAGCATTGCTACATCCCGACGCCGGGAAACGCATGCTCGGCATGCTGGCCGGGAAAGACACACGCAATTGGAACCGCTTGGCGCTGTATCGCGGGAACCTGACCGGGACGTGGCACCAGGTGTTGGCGTCGGCCTATCCGGTGGTGCACGCGCTCATCGGTGACGCATTCTTTGTTGCGCTGTCGCGCGAATACGGATTGGCCGATCCGGCCAGTTCGGGCGATCTCAATCAGTTCGGTCACCGGATGTCGGAACTTCTGGCGTCGTGGCCGCCGACTGCACCGTACCGCTATCTGGCCGACGTCGCCCGCCTCGAATGGGCCGTGCACCGGGCCTATTTCGCAGCAGAAGCGATGTCGTGGTCAGCCGAACAATGGGCGCGGCTCGCGCCCGATACGCTCGAGTCGGCTTTCCTTTCGCTTGATCCCGCTGTCGAGCTGCTGCATACGTCGACGTCAGCGGCCGATCTCTGGCTTGCCCATCAGGAAGACGGAAACGAGCAGACGGTGCACGACATCGACGCGCCCCAATGGATCGTCGTCTCGCGTCCCCGGTGGCTTCCGGTCGTTCATGCGGTGACGCCGGCGACTTTCGGGATGCTGGCGGCGTTGCGCCGGCACGAATCGCTCGGCGCGGCGCTCGATGTTGCACTTGCCATCGACCGCGACTTCGACTTCGCCACGGCCTGGCGGACCTGGATCGAGCGGAAAATTATCGTCGCCGCGACATTTGAATGA
- a CDS encoding DUF692 domain-containing protein, with amino-acid sequence MATGRSVLESTRSRAARAARPNCDLGVGIGLRHAHYRDFLDRKQPVDWVEVHTENYLGDGGYDLHVLECVRQDYPLSFHGVGLGLGSAMPVDTRHLDRIAALVSRFQPVLVSEHLCWSAVPTRHVNDLLPLPFTQEALGVVTRHVDQMQTVLKRTILLENISSHLRFGHDEMKEMEFLMEVVRQTGCAVLLDLNNLYVNQCNHREDALAAIDRVAPDAVREIHLAGHLVTEDSVIDNHGSRVCSDVWALYEQALDRFGPISTLVEWDTDIPPIDVLLDEAATARRLAAARASGRTGGQAA; translated from the coding sequence ATGGCAACCGGACGATCAGTGCTCGAGTCGACGCGCAGCCGCGCGGCCAGGGCGGCACGCCCAAATTGCGATCTCGGCGTGGGCATTGGTCTCCGCCATGCGCACTATCGCGATTTCCTCGATCGGAAACAACCGGTGGACTGGGTAGAGGTCCATACGGAAAACTATCTGGGCGACGGCGGTTACGATCTTCACGTGCTTGAGTGCGTGCGGCAGGACTATCCCCTGAGCTTTCATGGGGTCGGCCTCGGTCTGGGTTCAGCGATGCCGGTCGATACCCGACATCTCGACCGGATCGCGGCGCTGGTCAGCCGGTTCCAGCCGGTGCTCGTGTCGGAGCATTTGTGTTGGTCGGCCGTGCCGACGCGGCACGTGAACGATTTGCTGCCGTTGCCGTTCACCCAGGAGGCACTTGGCGTGGTGACGCGCCACGTCGATCAAATGCAGACCGTCCTGAAGCGGACCATTCTGCTCGAGAACATTTCGAGTCATCTGCGTTTCGGGCACGATGAAATGAAGGAAATGGAATTTTTGATGGAAGTCGTCAGGCAAACGGGCTGCGCCGTCCTGCTCGACCTCAACAATCTCTATGTGAACCAGTGCAATCACCGCGAGGACGCGTTGGCGGCGATTGACCGCGTCGCGCCGGATGCAGTGCGGGAAATTCATCTGGCCGGACATCTCGTCACCGAGGATTCGGTGATCGACAACCACGGGAGCCGGGTTTGCTCCGATGTCTGGGCGCTCTACGAACAGGCCCTTGATCGTTTCGGGCCGATTTCGACGCTCGTCGAATGGGATACCGACATTCCGCCGATCGATGTGCTACTGGATGAGGCCGCAACGGCGCGGAGGTTGGCCGCGGCGCGGGCATCGGGGAGGACGGGTGGACAAGCCGCTTAA
- a CDS encoding DUF2282 domain-containing protein produces MDNKRRILIAAALAGALGASLSATAQADEAKLKCYGVAKAGQNDCASKTGAHACAGQSKKDYDPLDFKLMPKSACDKLGGKEA; encoded by the coding sequence ATGGACAACAAGCGACGCATCCTTATTGCCGCCGCCCTTGCAGGCGCCCTCGGCGCAAGCCTTTCCGCAACCGCACAGGCCGACGAAGCCAAACTCAAGTGTTACGGGGTCGCGAAAGCCGGTCAGAACGATTGTGCGAGCAAGACGGGGGCTCATGCATGCGCCGGCCAGTCGAAGAAGGATTACGACCCGCTCGACTTCAAGCTGATGCCGAAGAGCGCGTGCGACAAGCTGGGCGGCAAGGAGGCTTGA
- a CDS encoding haloacid dehalogenase type II, whose amino-acid sequence MSARSSRRRILVFDVNETLLDIEVLHPFFARVFGDAGTMRQWFAELILYSEALSLSGRYVEFGTLSVAVLRMVAEIRKVTLMPADVEQFAATMRTLPPHRDVPEALNRLAAAGFRMVTLTNSTSHAGQAVLDSAGLTRYFERLFSVDEVKRFKPDREVYVHVANELAVRPEQLRLIAAHTWDTLGAMAAGYAAALVARPGNAPLPVGEQPDIVAPDLVTVADRIIATDIE is encoded by the coding sequence ATGTCTGCCCGTTCGTCACGTCGCCGCATCCTCGTGTTCGATGTCAACGAGACCTTACTGGACATAGAGGTGCTTCACCCGTTCTTTGCCCGTGTGTTCGGCGACGCCGGCACGATGCGTCAGTGGTTTGCCGAACTGATTCTCTATTCCGAGGCCTTGTCGCTCAGCGGACGCTATGTCGAATTCGGCACCTTGTCAGTGGCGGTCTTGCGCATGGTCGCGGAAATCAGGAAAGTGACCCTCATGCCCGCCGACGTTGAGCAATTCGCCGCGACGATGCGCACGCTGCCGCCGCATCGGGACGTGCCGGAGGCACTGAACCGACTGGCCGCCGCGGGCTTCAGGATGGTGACGTTGACCAATTCGACCAGTCATGCCGGGCAGGCCGTGCTCGACAGCGCCGGCCTGACGCGTTATTTCGAACGGCTGTTTTCGGTGGACGAAGTCAAGCGGTTCAAGCCGGACCGCGAGGTATACGTGCACGTTGCAAACGAGCTAGCAGTCAGGCCGGAGCAGCTCCGGCTGATTGCCGCGCACACTTGGGACACGCTCGGCGCGATGGCCGCAGGCTACGCGGCCGCACTGGTCGCGCGGCCGGGCAATGCCCCTCTGCCGGTCGGGGAGCAACCCGACATCGTGGCACCCGATCTGGTTACGGTAGCCGACCGCATCATTGCTACCGACATCGAATAG
- a CDS encoding TetR/AcrR family transcriptional regulator: MARPMEFDRSEALARAIDAFWECGYGALSANDLADRMRIGKSSLYNTFGSKAELLQEAVVGYTDLKSAALQQAMRGRSAVDVLRALLLDIVKRNDDGRGCLLVNTAVELGRHDAHVAQTTRAGFDAMAAAFEGLIASAQQAGEIRADLDAKDHARILVTSIAGLRVMVQSGFTSKEMRPFIETVLASMRI, translated from the coding sequence ATGGCAAGACCCATGGAGTTCGACCGCAGCGAAGCGCTGGCACGCGCCATCGATGCGTTCTGGGAATGCGGATACGGCGCACTGTCGGCCAATGATCTGGCGGACAGGATGCGAATCGGCAAGTCGTCCCTCTACAACACCTTCGGATCCAAGGCCGAACTTCTGCAGGAAGCGGTTGTCGGTTATACGGACCTGAAATCGGCGGCGCTGCAACAAGCGATGCGTGGACGAAGCGCGGTGGACGTCTTGCGCGCGCTGCTACTTGATATCGTGAAGCGCAACGACGACGGGCGAGGTTGCCTGCTCGTGAACACTGCGGTCGAACTCGGCCGGCACGATGCACACGTTGCGCAAACGACGCGGGCAGGATTCGACGCCATGGCGGCGGCTTTCGAAGGGCTCATCGCTTCGGCGCAGCAGGCCGGAGAAATTCGCGCAGATCTTGACGCGAAAGATCATGCGCGCATCCTCGTCACAAGCATCGCCGGTCTGCGCGTGATGGTCCAGAGTGGCTTTACCAGCAAGGAAATGCGACCGTTCATCGAGACGGTTCTTGCCAGCATGCGCATCTGA
- a CDS encoding carboxymuconolactone decarboxylase family protein, which yields MNQTARLSLSPVSAETAQGRTKEVLDTARQQVGFIPNMYAGMANFPAVLDTYLHGYKLFRTESALTPAEQETVFLAISRANECTYCMAAHSMIATAVSKTPVDVVQAIRSDSPIDDPKLAALAEFTRLMVMSRGRPTSEQLSAFVSAGYTEHTVLEIILAIAVKTLSNYSNHVFHTEVDQKFQDFAWAPPTQG from the coding sequence ATGAACCAGACTGCACGACTGTCCCTTTCCCCAGTCAGCGCCGAAACCGCGCAAGGGCGTACGAAGGAGGTACTCGACACTGCGCGTCAGCAGGTGGGCTTCATTCCCAACATGTATGCCGGCATGGCGAACTTCCCGGCCGTGCTCGATACCTATCTGCATGGCTATAAGCTGTTCCGGACGGAATCGGCGCTCACGCCGGCCGAGCAGGAAACGGTCTTTCTTGCGATTTCGCGGGCCAACGAATGCACCTACTGTATGGCGGCTCACAGCATGATTGCGACGGCTGTTTCCAAAACACCCGTCGACGTCGTGCAGGCCATCCGCTCGGATAGTCCGATCGACGATCCGAAACTGGCTGCGTTGGCCGAATTTACTCGGCTGATGGTGATGTCGCGCGGCCGCCCGACCTCGGAACAACTGAGCGCATTCGTCTCGGCGGGCTATACGGAGCACACGGTCCTCGAAATCATTCTGGCGATCGCCGTCAAGACGCTCAGCAATTATTCGAACCATGTATTCCACACCGAAGTCGATCAGAAGTTCCAGGACTTCGCGTGGGCGCCGCCCACACAGGGCTGA
- a CDS encoding TVP38/TMEM64 family protein, whose translation MTYDAPRHRVSVTRIAIAVAGLLLLTAGWWAWGQFPQWFGIDTVRRAVAAIRSLGAWGMLLSIALMTVHSFLPFPAEVIAIANGVIYGPVWGSVITWVGAMIGATSAFGIVRGLGRPFVRWMLPARQQAQLASWSRQHAGLTILLARLLPAIAFNLVNYASALTDVSLWTFLWATGIGILPLTICLNLLGDRMLTGWNGLAFVVATLALALTCVAVYRLVRRRAAAGIRDHGNHRSRNQ comes from the coding sequence ATGACCTACGACGCACCACGTCATCGCGTGAGCGTGACGCGGATAGCAATTGCCGTCGCCGGGCTTCTATTGCTCACAGCCGGATGGTGGGCGTGGGGTCAATTTCCGCAATGGTTCGGGATCGACACGGTGCGTCGGGCGGTCGCGGCAATACGGTCGCTCGGCGCGTGGGGCATGTTGCTGTCGATCGCGCTGATGACGGTTCATTCCTTCCTGCCGTTTCCTGCCGAAGTGATTGCGATCGCCAACGGCGTCATCTACGGACCGGTGTGGGGCAGCGTGATCACTTGGGTCGGCGCGATGATCGGTGCGACGAGCGCATTCGGCATCGTCCGCGGGCTCGGACGACCGTTCGTACGCTGGATGCTGCCGGCGCGTCAGCAAGCGCAACTCGCGTCCTGGTCACGACAGCACGCGGGGTTGACCATCCTGCTGGCTCGCCTGCTGCCGGCGATTGCGTTCAATCTGGTCAACTACGCGTCGGCCTTGACCGACGTTTCGCTGTGGACATTCCTCTGGGCCACCGGAATCGGCATTCTTCCGCTCACGATCTGCCTCAACCTGCTGGGCGATCGAATGCTGACGGGCTGGAATGGCCTCGCGTTCGTGGTCGCTACGCTGGCATTGGCTCTCACATGTGTCGCCGTCTATCGTCTTGTTAGACGGCGAGCCGCCGCTGGAATACGAGATCATGGAAATCACCGGTCGCGAAACCAGTGA
- a CDS encoding DUF6789 family protein: protein MSNAIQNEKPAIGRGMLAGFVATVVLSILIMMKHAMGVMPELDPIGMISHMLGMSTPVVGWVMHFMIGIVWGIAFASTSRMFPGPFWLKGMLFAVVPWLVMMFAMMPMAGAGFFGLDLGMAAPVMTLMLHLVFGAVLGAVYGTRASQVTPA, encoded by the coding sequence ATGAGCAATGCAATTCAAAACGAAAAACCCGCCATCGGGCGAGGAATGCTGGCCGGATTCGTGGCAACAGTCGTGCTATCGATCCTGATAATGATGAAACACGCGATGGGCGTGATGCCGGAACTCGACCCGATCGGCATGATTTCGCACATGCTCGGCATGTCCACGCCGGTCGTCGGCTGGGTCATGCATTTCATGATCGGTATTGTGTGGGGTATCGCATTTGCATCGACGAGCCGGATGTTCCCAGGGCCGTTCTGGCTCAAGGGGATGTTGTTTGCCGTCGTACCGTGGCTGGTCATGATGTTCGCCATGATGCCGATGGCGGGCGCCGGATTCTTCGGCCTCGATCTGGGCATGGCGGCTCCCGTCATGACGCTGATGCTGCACCTGGTGTTCGGCGCGGTGCTCGGCGCCGTGTACGGCACGCGCGCTTCGCAGGTCACGCCCGCCTGA
- a CDS encoding sigma-70 family RNA polymerase sigma factor — protein MNVDDQRDSRWVALTKAAQAGDPISYATLLREVSPFLRRVARQGWPRGNAADIEDVVQETLLTLHAVRHTFDPTRPFTPWLLSLLQRRIADGVRKRARICRHEIGTDLSDVTYSIEPANTAHERQADSSDLRRAISQLPPGQRQAIELLKLREMSLKQAAAATGLSIAALKVATHRGLKALRLILPVGK, from the coding sequence ATGAACGTGGACGATCAACGGGATTCGCGGTGGGTTGCCCTCACGAAGGCGGCGCAGGCCGGCGACCCGATCAGCTATGCGACGCTGCTGCGCGAGGTTTCGCCATTTTTGAGGCGCGTGGCCAGACAGGGCTGGCCACGAGGCAACGCGGCGGATATTGAGGACGTCGTTCAAGAAACGTTGCTCACCCTCCACGCCGTCCGGCACACCTTCGACCCCACTCGCCCATTTACGCCGTGGCTGCTCTCCCTGCTCCAGCGACGCATCGCCGACGGCGTGCGCAAGCGTGCCCGGATTTGCCGCCACGAAATCGGAACAGACCTGTCCGACGTAACCTATTCGATCGAGCCAGCGAATACCGCGCATGAACGACAGGCCGACAGCAGCGACCTCAGACGCGCCATTTCGCAGTTGCCGCCCGGACAGCGACAGGCGATCGAGTTGCTGAAGCTGCGGGAAATGTCCCTGAAGCAAGCAGCGGCTGCGACCGGGCTCAGCATCGCGGCACTCAAGGTGGCGACGCACCGCGGGCTCAAGGCGCTGCGCCTGATTCTCCCGGTTGGGAAATGA
- a CDS encoding NrsF family protein, with protein MDTHTLIDALVADLRPVRRLSPPALRLLGWLVVSVPAVAAIVALEGVRSDITAQLAEPSFLIEQVTTVATALVAGWAALAGCIPGTARWKLWLPVAPLSVWIASLGHQCWSEWILVGASGMSLRPDWMCLPNIAVIGALPAIAIVIAIRRGARLDATPVLWGSLAAAALADAALRLIHAEDAALMVIVWQFGSVALFTTALTLFRRFLVPIRTARMLS; from the coding sequence ATGGATACTCACACGCTTATCGATGCGCTCGTGGCCGACCTCAGGCCGGTCAGGCGTTTGTCCCCTCCCGCGTTGCGGTTGCTGGGATGGCTTGTCGTCTCGGTGCCGGCTGTCGCGGCGATTGTCGCATTGGAGGGGGTGCGCAGCGATATCACCGCGCAACTGGCGGAACCGAGTTTTCTGATCGAGCAAGTCACCACCGTGGCGACTGCGCTGGTGGCCGGATGGGCCGCGCTCGCCGGCTGTATCCCGGGCACGGCGCGCTGGAAGCTGTGGTTGCCCGTGGCGCCGCTGAGCGTCTGGATCGCAAGCCTTGGGCACCAGTGCTGGAGCGAATGGATTCTGGTCGGCGCATCCGGCATGTCGCTGCGTCCGGACTGGATGTGTCTGCCGAACATCGCTGTCATCGGCGCGCTGCCTGCGATTGCCATCGTCATCGCAATCCGGCGCGGCGCTCGGCTCGATGCGACGCCGGTGCTGTGGGGAAGCCTCGCGGCCGCGGCGCTCGCCGATGCGGCGCTACGCCTGATCCATGCCGAGGACGCCGCGCTGATGGTAATCGTCTGGCAATTCGGCAGCGTCGCGCTGTTCACGACGGCGCTGACGCTATTCCGCCGTTTTCTGGTACCGATTCGGACGGCTCGCATGCTGAGCTAA
- a CDS encoding DUF2282 domain-containing protein, whose amino-acid sequence MTHRLLATTTLSAAMGLALAIQGGAASAQGMKDMSNAPPIVKQNMERAMKGHLEKCYGINAVAKNDCAEGAHSCAGQATQARDSASFVLLPAGDCGKIAGGSLKHT is encoded by the coding sequence ATGACTCACCGACTGCTCGCCACCACCACGCTGTCCGCTGCCATGGGCCTCGCGCTGGCCATCCAGGGTGGCGCCGCCAGCGCGCAAGGCATGAAGGACATGTCGAATGCGCCACCGATCGTGAAGCAGAATATGGAACGCGCGATGAAGGGACACCTGGAAAAGTGCTATGGCATCAATGCCGTCGCGAAGAACGACTGTGCGGAAGGTGCTCACTCGTGCGCAGGACAAGCGACCCAGGCACGCGATTCCGCGTCGTTCGTGCTGCTGCCGGCAGGCGATTGCGGCAAGATCGCCGGCGGCAGCCTGAAGCATACGTAA
- a CDS encoding DUF692 domain-containing protein has product MASNSCIDQSRESGPIPASAGVGLRFPHHQAFVDMRPAIGWLEVHAENYMGGGTPLRYLDTLRRDYPVSLHGVGLSLGSADGLDAAHLERLARTIERFEPWVISEHLSWSVVGQTYLADLLPLPMTEEALNVVCHHVDQTQEYLGRRILVENPSTYLQFSHSTIPEWEFLSSVACRTGCGILCDVNNIYVSAQNHGWNALAYLDALPPAAIGEIHLAGHSVTTLDSGATIRIDDHGSRVAPAVWTLYEAALTRFGAVPTLVEWDTNIPALDVLVGEAALAEQQLGRARERSRHAVIA; this is encoded by the coding sequence ATGGCTTCCAATTCATGCATCGACCAGTCGCGGGAGTCTGGCCCGATCCCGGCTTCGGCCGGGGTCGGACTGCGTTTTCCCCACCATCAGGCATTCGTCGACATGCGCCCTGCCATCGGCTGGCTGGAGGTGCATGCCGAAAACTACATGGGTGGCGGCACGCCGTTGCGCTACCTGGACACGCTACGGCGTGACTATCCGGTGTCGCTGCACGGCGTCGGCCTGTCGCTTGGCAGCGCTGACGGACTGGATGCTGCGCATCTAGAACGCCTTGCCCGTACGATCGAACGGTTCGAGCCTTGGGTGATCTCCGAGCACCTGTCATGGAGCGTGGTCGGGCAAACGTATCTCGCCGATCTGCTGCCGCTGCCGATGACCGAGGAAGCGCTCAACGTCGTGTGCCACCACGTCGACCAGACACAGGAATATCTCGGACGCCGGATTCTGGTCGAGAACCCGTCGACGTATCTGCAGTTCAGCCACTCGACGATACCCGAGTGGGAGTTTCTGTCGAGCGTCGCATGCCGCACCGGCTGCGGCATTCTGTGCGACGTCAACAATATCTACGTCAGCGCACAAAATCACGGCTGGAATGCGCTTGCGTACCTCGATGCGCTTCCGCCCGCCGCGATCGGCGAGATCCATCTGGCGGGCCATTCAGTGACGACGCTCGATTCTGGCGCAACGATCAGGATCGACGATCACGGATCACGGGTGGCGCCCGCTGTCTGGACGCTCTACGAAGCTGCATTGACCCGATTCGGCGCGGTTCCAACATTGGTCGAGTGGGACACGAACATCCCTGCGCTGGACGTCCTTGTCGGGGAAGCTGCACTGGCCGAGCAGCAGCTCGGTCGCGCTCGCGAAAGGAGTCGCCATGCCGTCATTGCGTGA